One genomic window of Pelagicoccus enzymogenes includes the following:
- the larC gene encoding nickel pincer cofactor biosynthesis protein LarC gives MANTLYIEPFSGVAGDMLLSALCSLADAFEEIQALPSKLHLPDAKVEVQSLNKNGIVCKHINIVDTGAAPTESHSHHHGDEHHHHHHGPHRHLSDIVQLIEAAHIPQRAKDIAKDIFQIIGESESRIHDIPIEKIHFHEVSGVDSILDIVGCALLLDRLDISQCYSDPICLGFGSVHTQHGLLPVPAPATADILRGLPSYKGEEQGERCTPTGAAILKYLQPRFETPPTPARQIAYGPGKKNFKAANVVRVSLLEQAAQEATRTWVIETNLDDFSGEYLGADFQDGLLQAGALDFHLCSVQMKKGRPGLLLSALAPSESRDAVADYILENTSSIGLRYHLTERRVLKRRKIAIETDYGTLLAKESETPSGKKKTKLEYESLKELSQKHKLSIQELKRTIARS, from the coding sequence ATGGCAAATACCCTCTACATCGAACCTTTTTCCGGCGTAGCCGGAGACATGCTGCTCAGCGCCCTATGCAGCCTTGCCGACGCCTTCGAGGAAATCCAAGCGCTTCCCTCCAAACTGCATTTGCCCGACGCCAAGGTAGAGGTCCAGTCCCTCAACAAAAACGGCATCGTCTGCAAGCATATCAACATTGTGGATACAGGAGCTGCCCCCACCGAAAGCCACTCTCACCACCACGGGGACGAGCATCACCACCACCATCACGGTCCTCACCGCCATCTAAGCGACATCGTTCAACTTATCGAAGCGGCTCACATTCCGCAGCGAGCCAAAGACATCGCCAAAGACATTTTTCAGATCATCGGCGAATCAGAATCCCGGATACACGACATCCCCATCGAGAAAATCCACTTCCACGAGGTCAGCGGAGTCGACTCCATCCTGGACATCGTAGGCTGCGCCCTGCTGCTGGACCGACTCGACATCAGCCAGTGCTACAGCGACCCCATCTGCCTCGGCTTCGGTTCCGTACACACCCAACATGGCTTGCTGCCCGTTCCCGCTCCCGCGACCGCCGATATTCTGAGAGGCCTGCCGAGCTACAAGGGCGAGGAGCAAGGCGAGCGCTGCACGCCTACCGGAGCCGCCATCCTCAAGTACCTCCAGCCACGATTCGAAACGCCGCCAACACCTGCCCGCCAAATCGCGTACGGCCCCGGCAAGAAGAACTTCAAGGCTGCTAACGTCGTGAGGGTTTCGCTGCTCGAGCAAGCGGCTCAAGAGGCGACGCGCACCTGGGTCATCGAAACCAATCTCGACGACTTCTCGGGAGAGTACCTCGGCGCCGACTTCCAGGACGGCCTGCTGCAAGCCGGCGCTCTAGACTTTCACCTTTGCTCCGTGCAGATGAAAAAGGGGCGGCCTGGCCTCCTGCTCAGCGCCTTGGCGCCTAGCGAAAGCAGAGACGCCGTGGCCGATTACATCTTGGAGAATACCAGCAGCATCGGCCTTCGCTACCATCTGACCGAGAGACGAGTCCTTAAACGAAGAAAGATTGCTATCGAAACCGACTACGGTACGCTTCTAGCTAAAGAATCTGAAACGCCTTCCGGAAAAAAAAAGACGAAGCTCGAATACGAGTCGCTCAAAGAACTCTCCCAAAAACACAAGCTTTCCATCCAAGAGCTGAAACGAACGATTGCCCGCTCCTGA
- the larB gene encoding nickel pincer cofactor biosynthesis protein LarB, with amino-acid sequence MSESFELDFNRSERLGFPEVIYGASKSLPVLIEILQSYQSKGLNALATKVQPDKGVALKSQFEGSLYDDISGVFALREPNAPDSPSNEVALLSAGTSDAFVVNEAFYTLQFLGCHAARYNDIGIAGIHRLLSKVDELKKYKVLIVVAGFEGALPTAVGGLLPQPIIAVPASVGYGVSENGAVALNTMLSSCANGITVVNIDNGYGAAMAAYRILQRTA; translated from the coding sequence ATGAGCGAATCTTTCGAACTCGACTTCAACCGCTCCGAACGACTCGGCTTCCCCGAGGTCATCTACGGAGCCAGCAAATCGCTACCCGTTCTCATCGAGATCCTACAGAGCTACCAAAGCAAAGGCCTCAACGCATTGGCCACCAAGGTCCAGCCCGACAAGGGCGTAGCACTCAAATCTCAATTCGAGGGCAGCCTCTACGACGATATCTCCGGGGTCTTCGCCCTGCGGGAACCGAATGCCCCGGACTCCCCGAGCAACGAGGTCGCCCTGCTCTCCGCCGGAACCTCCGACGCCTTCGTAGTCAACGAGGCCTTCTACACCCTGCAGTTTCTCGGCTGCCACGCCGCCCGTTACAACGACATCGGCATCGCCGGGATCCATCGGCTCCTTTCCAAGGTCGACGAACTCAAGAAATACAAGGTCCTCATCGTGGTGGCCGGCTTCGAAGGAGCCCTGCCTACCGCGGTGGGCGGACTGCTTCCCCAACCCATTATCGCCGTGCCCGCCTCCGTCGGCTACGGCGTTTCCGAGAACGGAGCCGTCGCCCTCAACACCATGCTTTCCAGCTGCGCCAACGGTATCACCGTAGTCAATATCGACAATGGCTACGGGGCCGCCATGGCCGCCTACCGCATCCTGCAACGTACGGCATAA
- the larE gene encoding ATP-dependent sacrificial sulfur transferase LarE, which produces MKDMAPEIDTEKLLRAARDWFLKIPGSVTAFSGGVDSALVLYLARQNLGKERAIGCISDSPSLKRRDLQEAKDFCRRYDIQLDIIHTQEIDDEAYYSNPFNRCYACKSHLYHDLSALLQKYPGFVATNGTNCDDLGDYRPGLQAASQAAVRSPLADCGMDKAAVRALAKSLQLPNWNKPASPCLSSRIPYGQSVTREKLNRIELAESVLARYGFEEARVRHYQNEARIEVPSESIAPLKAHMPKIVETFAAIGFPQTTLDQEGLVSGKLNRALPNDTK; this is translated from the coding sequence ATGAAGGATATGGCCCCCGAAATCGACACCGAGAAACTGCTCCGCGCAGCGCGCGACTGGTTTCTCAAAATCCCCGGCAGCGTAACCGCCTTCTCGGGCGGCGTCGACTCCGCCTTGGTGCTCTACCTCGCCCGCCAAAACCTCGGCAAGGAGAGGGCCATCGGCTGCATCTCAGACTCTCCAAGCCTCAAGCGGCGGGACCTGCAGGAGGCCAAGGACTTCTGTCGACGCTACGACATCCAGCTCGATATCATCCACACCCAAGAGATCGACGACGAAGCCTACTACTCCAATCCCTTCAACCGCTGCTACGCCTGCAAGAGCCATCTGTACCACGACCTCTCCGCCCTCCTGCAAAAATACCCGGGCTTCGTCGCCACCAACGGAACCAACTGCGACGATCTCGGCGACTATCGCCCCGGGCTGCAGGCCGCCTCCCAAGCCGCGGTACGATCCCCCCTCGCCGACTGCGGAATGGACAAGGCCGCCGTTCGGGCCCTCGCGAAAAGCTTGCAGCTCCCCAACTGGAACAAGCCGGCTAGCCCCTGCCTGAGCTCCCGCATCCCCTACGGCCAATCCGTAACCCGCGAGAAGCTCAACCGAATCGAGCTCGCCGAAAGCGTGCTCGCTCGCTACGGCTTCGAAGAAGCCCGCGTGCGCCACTACCAGAACGAGGCCCGCATCGAAGTCCCAAGCGAAAGCATTGCCCCCCTCAAGGCGCACATGCCTAAAATCGTGGAAACCTTCGCCGCTATCGGCTTCCCCCAAACGACTCTCGACCAGGAAGGCCTGGTCTCCGGAAAATTGAATCGCGCCCTTCCCAACGACACGAAATGA
- a CDS encoding hybrid sensor histidine kinase/response regulator, which produces MVEAEDEREGSEARTLGPKGSLRRILVVQESEVDRVFLERLFDARGLRKRFSLTFAPDHEVALDLLERKGYEVLLLDLGLSAEVDMDWLDALQARTNCPLLILSALDNEEIAVQVMQRGVQDYLSKNELTAIALERTINHSIERYRLMAELSQAKRKAEAASQAKSDFLAVMSHEFRTPMNGIIGGINLLTTLCEKQQAQELLNMMRECAESQLTLIGDVLDISKIEAGGLELSYEPFSPRDLISSVLSAVSYAAREKGIKLAVDIDSGMPRELISDARRLRQVLINLAGNAVKFTVEGEVRIHARKLEGELVEFRVTDTGIGIESSDIDSIFDTFTQVDSSYSRRYAGAGLGLAICKRLVRMLGGTIRVESEVGRGSDFHFTVTCRERDDAEDQRRDLESDASIRFAEAYPLAVLVVEDSQLVRSFLMATLGKLGYDPHEAESGKEALQLAEKNHYDAIFMDIRMPDLDGFETATMLFEMQKNRDGCVPYVAAISATVNDEISLECDARGIDRLLFKPIEIEEIRGTLRQAARSRPKPPRDDLL; this is translated from the coding sequence ATGGTTGAAGCAGAAGACGAAAGGGAGGGGAGCGAGGCTCGGACTTTGGGTCCGAAGGGTTCGCTCCGGAGAATTCTTGTTGTTCAGGAAAGCGAGGTTGATCGCGTTTTTTTGGAACGCCTCTTCGACGCCCGCGGTTTGCGGAAGCGCTTCAGCTTGACCTTCGCGCCGGATCACGAGGTTGCCTTGGATCTTCTGGAGAGGAAGGGTTACGAGGTGCTTTTGCTGGACCTAGGCCTCTCGGCGGAGGTGGACATGGATTGGCTGGACGCCTTGCAGGCGAGGACCAATTGCCCCCTGCTAATCCTCAGCGCCTTGGACAACGAGGAGATTGCGGTGCAGGTGATGCAAAGGGGAGTGCAGGACTACCTCAGCAAGAACGAGTTGACCGCGATCGCCCTGGAGCGAACCATCAACCACTCGATCGAGCGGTATCGTTTGATGGCGGAGCTGTCGCAAGCCAAGCGAAAGGCGGAAGCTGCCTCCCAGGCTAAGAGCGATTTTCTGGCTGTCATGAGCCACGAGTTTCGCACCCCGATGAACGGAATCATTGGTGGGATAAATCTCCTGACGACGCTTTGCGAGAAGCAGCAGGCGCAGGAGTTGTTGAACATGATGCGGGAGTGCGCGGAGAGCCAACTGACTTTGATCGGCGACGTCTTGGACATCAGCAAGATCGAGGCGGGCGGGTTGGAGTTGTCCTACGAGCCGTTCAGCCCGCGCGATCTCATCTCTAGCGTGCTGAGCGCCGTGTCCTATGCTGCTCGAGAGAAGGGGATCAAGTTGGCGGTGGATATCGACTCGGGAATGCCGCGGGAGTTGATTTCGGATGCGCGTCGCTTGCGACAGGTCTTGATTAACTTGGCCGGCAATGCGGTGAAGTTCACGGTTGAGGGCGAGGTGAGGATCCATGCTCGCAAGCTGGAAGGGGAGCTCGTCGAGTTTCGCGTGACGGACACGGGGATTGGGATCGAATCGTCGGATATCGACTCGATTTTCGACACCTTCACGCAGGTCGATTCCTCCTACAGCCGCCGCTACGCGGGAGCTGGGCTTGGCCTGGCCATTTGCAAGCGCCTCGTGCGGATGTTGGGCGGTACCATTCGGGTCGAGAGCGAGGTGGGGCGTGGATCGGATTTCCATTTCACCGTGACTTGCAGGGAGCGCGACGATGCGGAGGACCAGAGGCGGGACTTGGAGAGCGATGCGTCGATCCGGTTCGCGGAGGCATATCCCTTGGCGGTGCTGGTCGTCGAAGACAGTCAGCTGGTGCGCAGCTTTCTCATGGCGACTTTAGGAAAGCTGGGCTACGATCCGCATGAAGCGGAATCTGGCAAAGAGGCGCTGCAGCTTGCGGAGAAGAACCATTACGATGCGATATTCATGGACATTCGCATGCCGGACCTGGACGGGTTCGAGACTGCCACGATGCTCTTCGAAATGCAGAAAAACCGGGACGGTTGCGTTCCTTATGTCGCAGCGATTTCCGCTACCGTAAATGACGAGATCAGCCTGGAGTGCGATGCCCGCGGGATTGACCGACTTCTCTTCAAGCCCATTGAAATCGAGGAGATCCGCGGGACCTTGCGCCAAGCTGCTCGCTCCCGGCCAAAGCCGCCTCGCGACGATTTGCTCTGA
- a CDS encoding tetratricopeptide repeat protein, whose protein sequence is MSYANGYIELGMLKEASEELDAIEPSERLMDDVLLVRSRLYLEARNWELMEAVSKQLAEQTPSSRHAWINWAYALREMERNEEAKNIALRALVLHPQEPVLWFNLACYCSLLGQYQDASDHLDSAIKLDRDFEQESVDDPDLEGLWNWLKSQEQT, encoded by the coding sequence GTGTCCTACGCGAACGGATACATCGAGCTAGGCATGTTAAAGGAAGCAAGCGAGGAGCTCGACGCGATCGAACCATCCGAGCGATTGATGGACGACGTCCTGCTCGTTCGTTCCCGCCTGTACCTCGAAGCAAGGAATTGGGAACTCATGGAAGCCGTATCCAAGCAGCTGGCCGAGCAAACGCCCAGCTCCCGTCATGCATGGATCAATTGGGCTTACGCCCTGCGGGAGATGGAACGTAACGAAGAGGCCAAGAACATCGCCTTGAGAGCCCTCGTTCTTCACCCGCAAGAACCCGTGCTATGGTTCAACCTAGCCTGCTACTGCTCCCTGCTCGGACAATACCAAGACGCCTCGGACCACCTCGATTCCGCAATCAAGCTCGACCGAGACTTCGAACAGGAGAGCGTGGATGACCCCGACCTCGAGGGGCTTTGGAATTGGCTGAAGAGCCAGGAGCAGACTTGA
- a CDS encoding DUF2721 domain-containing protein — MSDLTQLTLENYQAILAPFLMMTSAATLAWALQTRFSRIVQGIRSLLSDGSRDNIDYASSLEKQISNLTRRSLLLRNAVATLYGSMCLSLLSAILLAFATVANLPLASAVVATFLLSLIALSAGLLFALKETTQHFVTLKEEIGKRP, encoded by the coding sequence ATGAGTGACCTGACCCAGCTCACCCTCGAGAACTACCAGGCGATCCTCGCTCCCTTTCTCATGATGACCTCCGCAGCCACGCTCGCATGGGCGCTGCAAACCCGGTTCAGTCGCATCGTGCAAGGGATCCGTTCGCTCCTGTCCGACGGCAGCAGGGACAATATCGACTACGCGAGCTCGCTCGAAAAGCAGATCAGCAACCTCACCCGTCGCTCCCTTTTGCTCCGCAATGCAGTGGCTACGCTGTACGGGTCTATGTGTCTCTCCCTCCTTTCCGCCATCCTCCTCGCATTCGCTACCGTGGCTAACCTGCCACTGGCAAGCGCGGTGGTCGCCACCTTCCTGCTCAGCTTGATCGCCCTTTCCGCAGGTTTGCTCTTTGCCCTGAAAGAAACCACTCAACACTTCGTCACCCTTAAAGAGGAAATCGGCAAACGTCCCTGA
- a CDS encoding DUF2721 domain-containing protein, protein MQLQDAINFINASLAPAVLVTGVGLLLAGLQSKYSTLVTVIRQLNSERRGLEPLDASLNRVNKQIDSLMQRARLVRNAIFCFYTTVVFLVFSSIALGIGVLSALASSVLVFVLFGLSLSFLFIGLGYATREAILSYRIVQLEISDE, encoded by the coding sequence ATGCAACTACAGGACGCGATCAACTTTATCAACGCTTCTCTGGCCCCAGCCGTCTTGGTCACGGGAGTCGGACTGCTGCTGGCAGGGCTGCAATCCAAGTACAGCACTTTAGTTACCGTCATCCGCCAGCTGAATAGCGAACGTCGAGGCCTGGAACCGCTCGACGCCAGCCTCAACCGCGTGAACAAGCAAATCGATTCGCTTATGCAACGAGCGCGGCTGGTGCGGAACGCCATCTTCTGTTTCTACACGACGGTCGTATTTCTCGTCTTCTCCTCAATCGCTCTCGGGATCGGCGTCCTCAGTGCCCTCGCCTCCTCTGTCTTAGTCTTTGTCCTCTTCGGACTCTCGCTCAGCTTCCTCTTCATCGGGCTTGGCTATGCGACGCGAGAGGCCATCCTTTCCTACCGAATCGTTCAGCTCGAAATTTCAGATGAGTGA
- a CDS encoding pyridoxamine 5'-phosphate oxidase family protein, which yields MKVHPEMSAKHMAWIEKQKMFFVGTAPLASDGHVNLSPKGGDSFRVLGPLEVAYLDYTGSGAETIAHLRENGRMVIMFCAFEGAPQIFRLHGTGTAHLKGSDEYERLATHFPQNTGARAIIHLDVKRVADSCGYSVPLYEYQGDREVLDKWASKKGEDGIIAYQQEKNLQSIDGLPSIDPR from the coding sequence ATGAAAGTTCACCCCGAGATGTCAGCCAAGCACATGGCTTGGATCGAAAAGCAAAAGATGTTCTTCGTCGGAACCGCTCCTCTCGCCAGCGACGGCCATGTAAACCTGTCACCAAAAGGTGGAGACAGCTTCCGCGTTCTCGGACCTCTCGAAGTCGCCTACTTGGACTACACCGGGAGTGGCGCCGAGACCATCGCCCATCTCCGAGAGAACGGGCGTATGGTGATCATGTTCTGCGCCTTCGAAGGAGCTCCGCAAATTTTTCGCCTGCACGGAACCGGAACCGCCCACCTCAAAGGAAGCGACGAATACGAGCGTCTCGCCACCCACTTTCCCCAAAACACCGGAGCCCGGGCCATCATACACCTCGACGTTAAGCGCGTCGCGGATTCCTGCGGTTACTCGGTACCACTCTACGAATACCAAGGCGACCGCGAGGTCTTAGACAAGTGGGCTTCGAAAAAGGGAGAAGACGGAATCATCGCCTATCAGCAGGAGAAGAACCTGCAAAGCATCGACGGCTTGCCGAGCATCGATCCTCGCTAG
- a CDS encoding biotin--[acetyl-CoA-carboxylase] ligase, producing the protein MSDSNVLIIREFLAADGDFVSGSELAELIGVSRVSVWSYMEKLKAQGFDFEAVRSKGYRLTKVPEELNQPLIQARLQHAADKFKAIVLDEVDSTNSEAERLIANGENTPFVVISRLQTIGRGRLGRAWHSPQNGNLYASFGFRPQISPTQMSLFTLWMGINICECINSICRVNCQVKWPNDLHIEGKKVAGILTEARMEADQVLSAVLGLGLNVNSDGSDWPEELKQIATSLRQSSGQSFDINKLVSAITGRIAIAYKQLADGSHRAALKERWPRYDTLAGKSIRLIQGDSRISGVASGIDNSGALIIEKEDGSRFLARAGEVTIEK; encoded by the coding sequence ATGTCAGACAGCAACGTCCTCATCATTCGCGAATTTCTCGCCGCCGACGGCGACTTCGTATCAGGCAGCGAGCTGGCCGAACTCATCGGAGTTTCCCGCGTATCCGTTTGGTCATACATGGAAAAGCTGAAAGCGCAGGGCTTCGACTTCGAAGCGGTCCGCAGCAAGGGGTATCGGCTCACCAAAGTTCCCGAAGAGCTCAACCAACCACTTATCCAAGCCCGCCTTCAACACGCCGCCGACAAATTCAAAGCAATCGTGCTCGACGAGGTCGATAGCACCAACTCCGAAGCGGAACGCCTTATCGCCAATGGCGAGAACACGCCATTCGTAGTCATCTCACGACTACAAACAATTGGACGCGGACGTCTGGGACGCGCCTGGCACAGTCCCCAAAACGGAAACCTCTACGCAAGCTTCGGATTCCGACCTCAAATCTCGCCCACCCAAATGTCGCTCTTCACCCTCTGGATGGGCATCAACATTTGCGAATGCATCAACTCCATCTGCCGCGTAAACTGTCAAGTCAAGTGGCCCAACGACCTGCACATCGAGGGAAAGAAAGTCGCCGGTATCCTGACTGAAGCTCGCATGGAAGCAGATCAGGTCCTCAGCGCCGTGCTCGGTCTCGGACTCAACGTAAACAGCGACGGCTCGGATTGGCCGGAGGAGCTCAAGCAAATCGCAACCTCCCTGAGGCAAAGCTCCGGGCAAAGCTTCGATATCAACAAACTTGTATCCGCAATTACCGGACGCATCGCTATCGCATACAAGCAACTCGCTGACGGCAGCCATCGAGCGGCGCTAAAAGAACGCTGGCCTCGCTACGACACCCTTGCCGGAAAAAGCATCCGCCTCATTCAAGGTGATAGCCGAATCTCCGGAGTCGCCAGCGGCATCGACAACAGCGGCGCCCTCATTATCGAAAAAGAGGATGGGTCCCGCTTCCTGGCTCGAGCAGGCGAGGTCACCATCGAAAAATAG
- the nadC gene encoding carboxylating nicotinate-nucleotide diphosphorylase, with protein sequence MKKPERCCQRLTWADLDLAPLQTLIQLAKSEDLAGGGLSRGTDTPGDHSSALLDADQTVKTTLRARSPITLCGVELAPHVLAAYDPKLAFAAAAADGDTLARGDAIGTVSGPARSLLSAERPLLNFLQKLSGVATLTQRYVDALGNSSTRLLDTRKTTPGYRTLEKYAVACGGGWNHRIGLFDRVMLKDNHLAAFGENPRQSAIDAVAESRRRHPQILVEMEVDTLEQIEHALAARVDIILLDNFSVDQLKQAVTLIGDRAVTEASGGITIESLPELAKLGLDFISTGATVHQSTWIDIGLDS encoded by the coding sequence ATGAAAAAACCCGAACGTTGCTGCCAGCGCCTCACCTGGGCCGACCTCGACCTCGCTCCTCTCCAAACGCTTATCCAGCTCGCGAAATCTGAGGACCTAGCCGGCGGCGGGCTCAGCCGCGGCACCGACACTCCGGGCGACCATTCCTCCGCCTTGCTCGACGCTGACCAAACGGTGAAAACCACCCTCCGCGCCCGCAGCCCCATCACCCTTTGCGGCGTCGAGCTGGCTCCGCATGTCCTCGCCGCCTACGATCCCAAGCTCGCCTTCGCAGCGGCAGCGGCGGACGGCGACACTCTCGCTCGAGGCGATGCCATCGGAACAGTGAGCGGTCCAGCGCGAAGCTTGCTCAGCGCCGAGCGTCCCTTGCTTAATTTCCTGCAAAAGCTCTCCGGCGTCGCCACCCTCACGCAACGCTACGTGGACGCCCTCGGAAACAGCTCCACCCGGCTGCTCGACACCCGCAAAACCACCCCCGGCTACCGAACGCTCGAAAAATACGCCGTCGCTTGCGGTGGCGGCTGGAACCATCGCATCGGCCTCTTCGACCGAGTCATGCTGAAGGACAACCATCTGGCTGCTTTCGGAGAAAACCCTCGCCAATCCGCAATCGACGCCGTCGCGGAATCCCGCAGGCGCCATCCCCAGATTCTCGTGGAGATGGAAGTGGACACCCTAGAGCAGATCGAGCACGCCCTCGCCGCCCGCGTCGATATAATCCTTCTAGACAACTTCTCGGTCGATCAACTCAAACAGGCGGTAACGCTCATCGGCGACCGGGCTGTCACCGAAGCGAGCGGCGGCATCACCATAGAATCCCTGCCCGAATTGGCGAAACTCGGGCTCGACTTCATCTCCACCGGAGCCACCGTGCACCAGTCCACCTGGATCGACATAGGACTCGACTCCTAG
- a CDS encoding Hpt domain-containing protein has translation MKDSSRHELKLFAAESLLSRLMDDEELMRKVLQACLQDLSRNFELLKSSVEAGDESTAGKVAHTLKGSAKNADLRALAAIALEIEEGLKAGDRVGVERRLEDLSTVVRDSIREVERYLTGI, from the coding sequence ATGAAAGATTCCTCTCGCCATGAATTGAAGCTCTTTGCGGCCGAATCGCTCCTTTCTCGACTGATGGACGATGAGGAGTTGATGAGGAAGGTTTTGCAGGCTTGCCTGCAAGACCTCAGCCGAAATTTTGAATTGCTCAAATCGAGTGTCGAAGCGGGGGACGAGTCGACTGCGGGCAAGGTGGCCCATACATTGAAGGGGTCGGCCAAGAACGCAGACCTGCGGGCTCTGGCAGCGATTGCCCTAGAGATAGAGGAGGGTTTGAAAGCGGGGGATAGGGTCGGAGTCGAAAGGCGTCTAGAGGATTTGTCCACTGTCGTGAGGGATTCTATCCGTGAAGTGGAGAGGTACCTTACCGGGATCTAG
- a CDS encoding ATP-binding response regulator yields MNATKEHTSDKSASAPLNVLIVDDSIHDYRSLSVMIGANSDNRYEFDWARNSEEAESKLEVGAYEIVAVDYNLGLEEGSEVIQKLSANYPASSYIMVTGNQDPDVYKRGIRAGAVNFVQKNKECGMIFDRMAQYAVERKRSESSLKMANASKDWLMSLLETDLATPLFALNQMLSTTYKEAENMPKEMLIELLDTAYQTSCEALIATKELLDWGRSVRGAMRPNLAMVDVSGCIHRAVRLLTSLADERGIYIAQRGVFDFKAYCDERMLSTVLRNLLSAALSYSDNDKTVCIESVVVDGHLSLGINSEGSGIEARSYASLFDSKGTDSESCSPIERQSICSIQVASHMLDSMGCSLEIRNDPKKGVRFTFKLPLKFPMGI; encoded by the coding sequence ATGAACGCCACTAAAGAACATACCTCAGACAAGTCAGCCTCTGCTCCTTTGAACGTCTTGATTGTAGACGACAGCATACACGACTACCGCTCCCTTTCAGTCATGATCGGGGCGAATTCAGACAATAGATACGAGTTCGATTGGGCGCGAAATTCGGAGGAAGCGGAGTCCAAGCTCGAAGTAGGCGCTTACGAGATTGTCGCGGTAGACTATAATCTCGGCTTAGAGGAAGGCTCGGAAGTGATTCAGAAGCTTTCTGCCAACTACCCGGCGTCCTCCTACATCATGGTTACGGGGAACCAAGACCCGGACGTCTACAAGCGCGGGATACGCGCTGGAGCGGTGAACTTCGTTCAGAAGAACAAGGAATGTGGAATGATTTTCGACCGAATGGCCCAGTATGCGGTTGAGAGAAAACGATCGGAGAGCTCCTTGAAGATGGCGAACGCCTCGAAGGATTGGCTGATGTCGCTTTTGGAAACGGATCTCGCGACTCCCTTGTTCGCTTTGAACCAGATGCTTTCCACTACCTACAAGGAGGCCGAGAATATGCCCAAGGAGATGCTGATCGAGCTTTTGGATACAGCTTACCAAACTTCCTGCGAAGCCTTGATCGCGACCAAGGAGCTTCTGGATTGGGGGCGCAGCGTGCGTGGGGCGATGCGCCCGAATCTCGCCATGGTAGATGTATCGGGGTGCATTCATCGAGCGGTTCGCCTACTCACCTCCTTGGCCGACGAACGGGGGATCTACATCGCCCAGCGCGGAGTCTTCGACTTCAAGGCCTATTGCGACGAGCGAATGCTCTCGACTGTCCTTCGAAATCTACTCTCTGCAGCGCTGTCGTATTCTGACAACGACAAGACGGTCTGCATCGAATCGGTAGTGGTGGATGGGCACCTTTCGCTTGGGATCAACAGCGAGGGAAGCGGCATCGAAGCCCGCTCCTACGCGTCGCTTTTCGACTCCAAGGGAACCGACAGCGAGTCGTGCAGCCCGATCGAGCGTCAGTCTATTTGTTCGATCCAGGTGGCGAGCCACATGTTGGATTCGATGGGTTGTTCCTTGGAGATTCGCAACGATCCCAAGAAGGGAGTACGCTTCACCTTCAAGCTCCCGCTGAAATTCCCCATGGGAATCTAG